In Zingiber officinale cultivar Zhangliang chromosome 8B, Zo_v1.1, whole genome shotgun sequence, a single genomic region encodes these proteins:
- the LOC122014081 gene encoding transcription factor MYB41-like, whose translation MDPEGRVHSAQGLRTSPAEGGTEGARPQKTRKRRSWTAEEDAVLAAHVQAHGVGKWDAVPQSTGLARTGQSCRFRWLNRLRPGLKDDGIAFSRDEEIHLCRLHAALGNKWSRIAAEMEGRSENEVMHYWFCYVSRRQRAGLNVYPPEVQQAADGQPSLHQPQPKRHKNQTSSLPPPYLHPVGYPNYPVVPTHLPQPLGAVYPVTMAIAPPPTTPLPPLPVMAEASPTTQFWEQVLSLSNQNVVQGMQPHPLALPLGNTTEFNDNDQGLASLLPHSNQNVEQEMQPQPPALPSENATEINEEDQLLPSLLPQSNQNVEQGSQPQPPALPIETATEFKKEGQPLTSLPPMSNQNVELGRQSQPPALPTENTTEFNEEGQPSTSLPPFPDQNVEQERQPQSLALPLENATELNEEGQPLSSLSPLWDQNVEQGMQPQLPALSFGYAPKFFDEFWGFY comes from the exons GCAGAAGGAGGCACGGAAGGAGCGCGGCCGCagaaaactaggaagagaagATCGTGGACGGCGGAGGAAGACGCTGTGCTGGCGGCGCACGTCCAGGCTCACGGCGTGGGGAAATGGGATGCGGTGCCGCAGAGCACCGGGCTGGCACGCACCGGCCAGAGCTGCCGGTTTCGGTGGCTTAACAGACTCCGCCCCGGCCTCAAGGACGACGGCATCGCCTTCTCACGCGACGAGGAGATCCACCTCTGCCGCCTCCATGCGGCGCTCGGCAACAAGTGGTCTCGCATCGCCGCCGAA ATGGAGGGCAGATCGGAGAACGAAGTCATGCACTACTGGTTTTGCTACGTCAGTCGACGCCAACGGGCCGGCCTCAACGTGTACCCTCCGGAGGTGCAACAAGCCGCCGACGGACAACCTTCCCTCCACCAACCACAACCCAAAAGGCACAAGAATCAGACTTCTTCGTTGCCGCCGCCATATCTGCATCCCGTCGGCTATCCCAATTATCCCGTCGTCCCCACTCATCTGCCGCAACCACTCGGTGCCGTTTATCCTGTGACGATGGCCATCGCTCCTCCTCCTActactcctcttcctcctctcccggTCATGGCTGAGGCATCGCCCACCACCCAATTCTGGGAGCAGGTCCTGTCATTGTCGAATCAGAATGTTGTACAGGGGATGCAGCCACATCCGCTGGCGCTACCATTGGGAAACACAACGGAATTTAACGACAACGACCAGGGCTTAGCGTCGCTCCTGCCACATTCCAATCAGAATGTTGAACAGGAGATGCAACCACAGCCGCCGGCGCTACCATCGGAAAACGCGACTGAAATTAACGAGGAAGACCAACTCTTGCCGTCGCTCCTACCGCAGTCAAATCAGAATGTCGAACAGGGGAGTCAGCCCCAGCCGCCGGCGCTACCAATAGAAACCGCAACTGAATTTAAAAAGGAAGGCCAACCCCTGACGTCGCTCCCGCCAATGTCCAATCAGAATGTTGAACTGGGGAGGCAGTCACAGCCGCCGGCGCTACCAACTGAAAACACAACTGAATTTAACGAGGAAGGCCAACCCTCGACGTCGCTCCCGCCATTTCCCGATCAGAATGTTGAACAGGAGAGGCAGCCACAGTCGCTGGCGCTTCCGTTAGAAAACGCGACGGAATTAAACGAGGAAGGCCAGCCCTTGTCGTCGCTCTCACCACTGTGGGATCAGAATGTCGAACAGGGAATGCAGCCACAGTTGCCGGCACTATCGTTTGGATACGCACCCAAATTTTTCGACGAATTTTGGGGCTTTTACTGA